A stretch of the Pirellulales bacterium genome encodes the following:
- a CDS encoding SGNH/GDSL hydrolase family protein, with translation MISTRNTLNKLAQALAALIVFVAGVECALRVAGIGFPPRTQPDAVLGVLHRPGATFWQHEEGDSYVQINSEGFRDIEWPVEKHAGEFRIAVLGDSYVESMQVPIEQRFTELLAEDLTHEKPFAGQTVRVMNFGMAGYGTGQELLLLRDRVAKYHPDLVVLGFLTANDLSDNCRALRDHNQRPFFVLNNGELRLDDSFARSSSWKDRIVRAIADDSRIVQIAYEARRTLRSLRGRNASAPDAKQNSVPEWGLDDLIYLPPATPSWHEAWEITEQLLLAVNEEALAMGATLLVVTLTNPDQMHPDPAARAAYMNHVGAKYLSYPDDRVERFCEEHGIAVEKLVPAMLAYAQANHVFLHGFENTKMGRGHWNQAGHRLVAELIAKKITAMRTQATQREETQQSARDGL, from the coding sequence ATGATTTCGACCCGCAACACCCTGAACAAGCTGGCTCAGGCCTTGGCCGCCTTGATTGTGTTCGTCGCGGGCGTTGAATGCGCCTTGCGCGTTGCAGGCATCGGCTTTCCGCCAAGAACTCAGCCCGACGCGGTGCTCGGCGTGTTGCACCGCCCCGGAGCCACGTTCTGGCAACACGAGGAAGGTGACAGCTACGTACAGATCAACAGTGAGGGGTTTCGCGATATCGAGTGGCCCGTCGAGAAGCACGCCGGCGAATTTCGCATTGCCGTGCTCGGGGATTCGTACGTGGAATCGATGCAGGTCCCGATCGAGCAACGCTTTACCGAACTTCTGGCCGAAGACCTGACTCACGAGAAGCCCTTTGCCGGTCAGACTGTGCGCGTCATGAACTTTGGCATGGCCGGTTACGGCACGGGCCAAGAACTTCTCCTGCTACGCGATCGGGTCGCCAAGTATCATCCCGACCTGGTGGTGCTGGGCTTTTTGACGGCCAATGACCTGAGCGACAATTGCCGTGCCCTGCGCGATCATAACCAGCGGCCCTTCTTCGTCTTGAATAATGGGGAGTTGAGACTCGACGATTCCTTTGCCCGGAGTAGCTCCTGGAAAGACCGGATCGTCCGTGCGATCGCCGACGACAGTCGGATTGTGCAAATCGCTTACGAGGCGCGCCGCACGCTGCGTTCGCTACGCGGTCGCAATGCCTCCGCGCCGGACGCCAAGCAGAACAGTGTTCCTGAATGGGGACTCGACGACTTGATTTATCTTCCGCCTGCAACTCCTTCCTGGCACGAAGCATGGGAAATCACCGAGCAACTGCTGTTGGCTGTCAACGAGGAGGCCCTAGCGATGGGCGCCACGTTGCTGGTGGTCACCCTTACGAATCCCGACCAGATGCACCCGGACCCGGCGGCTCGTGCAGCATATATGAATCATGTCGGTGCGAAATATTTGTCCTACCCTGATGATCGTGTGGAACGTTTCTGCGAGGAGCACGGCATCGCCGTCGAGAAACTGGTTCCCGCGATGCTCGCCTATGCGCAGGCGAACCACGTCTTTCTGCACGGTTTCGAGAATACGAAGATGGGGCGCGGTCACTGGAATCAAGCCGGGCATCGTCTGGTGGCGGAACTAATCGCAAAAAAGATCACCGCGATGCGAACGCAGGCCACTCAGCGTGAAGAAACACAGCAGTCCGCGAGAGACGGGCTGTAA
- a CDS encoding MBOAT family O-acyltransferase yields the protein MLFQTYEFLILMLLVLAGIGVLRHARAQHWMLLVASYVFYAWWDVRFLVLLLLTSMIDYSAALGIYGVRLSWREQFRLAALLIAGAYLTLGLNWPAVQHGKTQITLAEFFQPGWEHAYWAIAAISAFAIFGPIIYGYYFRLSENSRRNAFLATSMVANLVILGFFKYFDFFRDNLVGIGHILGFDWAPPALNVALPVGISFYTFVTMSYGIDAYRGDIVPERSFLRMALFVSYFPHLVAGPIIRPEQLLPTLHKPWTLSAERLLSGFHLTAVGMVKKVLIADSVAPLVEIILGQPEGKPSVLIMLGAALFAAQIYCDFSGYTDVARGVSRMLGVELPLNFNFPYFSQSIVEFWRRWHISLSSWLRDYLYIPLGGGRVTLPRVYFNLLTTMVLGGLWHGASWNFVIWGTYQGLLLCINRFFDEFKRKSERLTALFEHPAIQVVCWAVTLYFVLLGWLIFRVTNLDHLLYAMRAFVFFDGRLELTSLGLGLGMPVIALAALAIFAVLHCWSYFAIRWADLLDRTPSRILPIIYLLLGLLFFVAWPAENAPFIYFQF from the coding sequence ATGCTGTTCCAGACTTACGAGTTTCTGATTTTGATGCTGCTAGTGCTGGCCGGCATCGGTGTGCTGCGACACGCCCGCGCGCAGCATTGGATGCTGCTGGTGGCGAGTTATGTCTTCTACGCCTGGTGGGACGTTCGTTTTCTCGTCCTGCTGCTGCTGACGTCGATGATCGATTATTCCGCCGCGCTCGGGATTTACGGAGTACGGCTGAGTTGGCGCGAGCAGTTCCGACTGGCAGCACTTCTGATTGCCGGCGCGTATCTGACCCTGGGGCTCAACTGGCCGGCGGTACAGCATGGCAAAACACAGATCACGTTGGCCGAGTTCTTCCAGCCGGGCTGGGAGCATGCTTACTGGGCCATTGCCGCCATCTCGGCCTTTGCGATCTTCGGTCCGATCATCTATGGCTATTATTTCCGGCTGTCTGAAAACTCACGTCGCAACGCCTTTCTGGCTACGAGCATGGTGGCCAACCTGGTGATTCTTGGATTCTTCAAATACTTCGACTTCTTTCGCGACAATTTGGTCGGCATCGGCCATATCCTGGGGTTCGACTGGGCACCTCCTGCACTGAATGTGGCTCTCCCAGTCGGCATCAGCTTTTATACATTCGTGACCATGAGCTACGGCATCGATGCCTATCGGGGCGATATCGTTCCGGAGCGCTCATTCCTGCGGATGGCACTCTTCGTATCGTATTTCCCGCATCTGGTCGCCGGGCCGATCATTCGTCCCGAACAGCTATTACCCACGCTGCACAAGCCTTGGACCCTGTCGGCCGAGCGACTGCTGAGTGGATTTCATCTAACGGCCGTCGGCATGGTCAAAAAGGTGCTCATTGCCGACTCTGTCGCACCGCTGGTTGAAATCATACTAGGGCAGCCCGAGGGCAAGCCGAGCGTGCTCATCATGCTGGGGGCAGCCCTCTTCGCGGCGCAGATTTATTGTGATTTCTCCGGCTACACGGATGTGGCTCGGGGTGTCAGCCGAATGTTAGGGGTCGAGTTGCCGCTGAACTTCAACTTCCCCTATTTCAGTCAGTCGATCGTCGAGTTCTGGCGGCGCTGGCACATTAGCCTTTCCAGTTGGTTGCGCGATTACCTGTACATCCCGTTGGGCGGCGGACGCGTCACCCTGCCGCGCGTCTATTTCAACTTGCTGACCACAATGGTTTTGGGCGGTCTGTGGCATGGTGCTTCCTGGAACTTTGTCATTTGGGGCACATACCAGGGCTTGCTGCTGTGCATTAATCGCTTCTTCGACGAATTCAAACGCAAGAGCGAACGTCTCACGGCGCTGTTTGAACATCCTGCCATACAGGTCGTTTGTTGGGCCGTGACCTTGTATTTTGTGTTGCTGGGATGGTTGATCTTCCGCGTCACTAACTTGGATCATTTGCTGTATGCGATGCGCGCCTTTGTGTTCTTCGACGGGCGCTTGGAGTTGACCAGCCTTGGATTGGGGCTGGGCATGCCGGTAATTGCCCTGGCGGCGCTCGCGATCTTCGCCGTGCTGCATTGCTGGTCTTACTTTGCCATCCGCTGGGCCGACTTGCTCGATCGCACGCCCAGTCGAATCTTGCCCATCATCTACCTGCTGCTGGGGCTGCTATTCTTTGTGGCTTGGCCGGCCGAAAATGCCCCGTTCATTTATTTCCAGTTCTAG
- a CDS encoding O-antigen ligase family protein: protein MPAGAFPPQSVGRRAVEYRAPGIAVWSYMAFFLFSFFNVAGLILAVLKLESLPLQPVAFALTGMLVIPMTRAKPSHPYFLVAWVFWIFFALGGFIGPHSLVGVSDMALWQLVLKLWISLIGVPFLTIRAIDRDKLPMLLKTAVVASAIGGVLAVLQVLSPGRFILILTELGRGSGFWLNPNSCAEVLGFCLLLSLIYPFKSKSVNIVLRAIIVIGMLTTFSRTGLAIIVLGSGVYGLLMRQFRVVLQIVVVFAFVAIVGSFIVDQMKATSTKIFESRLTRFGALLQGNVEGDRQADDRFALWGYGWRAVMREPITGQGHRFMDTVVPLGGGFGPHNYYLYVWGNSGILAFLSFLLFLVVLCQMAWRCTDRRARASVLAIATMIAMIAMVDHSFLNNVFFGPIFAIMVAIAYHLKPEKKTGFRPVHQVVRVSLPPRRPGGPASTAG, encoded by the coding sequence ATGCCCGCCGGAGCCTTCCCTCCGCAGTCCGTGGGGCGCCGCGCGGTAGAGTACCGCGCGCCAGGGATTGCTGTGTGGTCGTACATGGCCTTCTTCCTGTTTTCGTTCTTCAACGTCGCCGGCTTGATCCTGGCCGTGCTGAAGCTGGAATCGCTACCGCTGCAACCGGTAGCATTCGCGCTGACCGGCATGCTGGTGATCCCGATGACGCGGGCCAAGCCCAGCCACCCCTACTTTTTGGTGGCTTGGGTATTTTGGATCTTCTTCGCATTGGGAGGGTTCATCGGGCCGCATTCGCTTGTCGGCGTCTCGGATATGGCCCTCTGGCAATTGGTCCTGAAGCTGTGGATCAGTCTGATCGGAGTACCGTTTTTGACCATTCGGGCCATCGATCGCGACAAGCTACCGATGTTGCTCAAGACCGCCGTTGTCGCATCGGCGATCGGCGGCGTGCTAGCTGTCTTGCAGGTGCTAAGTCCGGGGCGCTTTATTCTGATTCTTACCGAGCTCGGCCGTGGATCCGGGTTCTGGCTCAATCCCAATAGCTGCGCCGAAGTGCTGGGCTTCTGCCTGTTGCTGTCGTTGATTTATCCCTTTAAGTCCAAATCCGTCAACATAGTGCTCCGGGCAATCATCGTCATTGGCATGTTGACGACGTTTTCGCGTACCGGGCTGGCGATCATCGTGCTCGGCTCGGGAGTCTACGGTCTGCTCATGCGGCAATTTCGTGTTGTCTTGCAAATCGTCGTGGTCTTCGCCTTTGTAGCGATCGTAGGTTCTTTTATCGTCGATCAGATGAAGGCCACTAGCACAAAGATATTCGAGTCGCGCTTGACGCGCTTCGGTGCTTTGTTGCAAGGCAACGTCGAGGGCGATCGGCAAGCGGATGACCGCTTTGCCCTGTGGGGGTACGGATGGCGCGCAGTGATGCGTGAGCCAATCACGGGCCAAGGGCACCGCTTTATGGACACCGTCGTCCCCCTAGGCGGTGGCTTCGGACCACACAATTACTACTTGTACGTGTGGGGCAACTCCGGCATCTTGGCGTTCCTTTCTTTCCTCCTGTTTCTGGTGGTTCTCTGTCAGATGGCGTGGCGCTGTACCGACAGGAGGGCCAGAGCTTCAGTGCTGGCCATTGCAACGATGATCGCGATGATCGCCATGGTTGACCATTCATTCTTAAACAACGTTTTCTTCGGTCCCATCTTCGCCATCATGGTGGCGATCGCCTATCATCTGAAGCCGGAAAAGAAGACCGGCTTCCGCCCCGTCCATCAGGTCGTGCGGGTCTCCTTACCACCCCGCAGACCCGGCGGTCCCGCGTCCACAGCCGGTTGA
- a CDS encoding glycosyltransferase, whose amino-acid sequence MKPRRVALFINTLNRGGTERNVAVLCQHMDKSRYLPEVWTLHSGGGYEATIRAAGVEIHSLGRKRSYSPAFALRAAREISRSDADLFHVFLPAMMFYVGLARTVCRAAQPIVFSEATSLVTSRWQQPVRAWTVRTQCAGYAANSDASRAFLSTYGVPPARIRVIPNGHDISHFRTPLDRHVVRTAIGVGPQDKLAIFVGRLVDTKRVCDLVEAVRLLSDQAGLLRVVIVGDGPERSALEAQVLQAKLTDSVQFLGTRRDVTDLLRAADLFVFPSEMEGLSNAMIEAALAGLPIVGCDIGGVRDVVESGQQCLLVPTRDPQAFAGAMRRYLYDDELALRHGAAARNHAEQAYAIENTLERLYSLYDQVLGAKS is encoded by the coding sequence ATGAAGCCCCGACGCGTTGCCCTATTCATCAATACGCTCAACCGTGGCGGCACTGAGCGCAACGTGGCGGTCCTCTGCCAGCATATGGACAAGTCGCGATATCTGCCCGAAGTATGGACACTGCATTCCGGAGGAGGGTACGAGGCGACCATTCGTGCCGCGGGCGTAGAGATTCATAGCCTGGGACGGAAAAGATCATATAGCCCTGCGTTTGCCTTGCGCGCCGCGCGAGAGATTTCGCGCAGCGATGCCGATCTGTTTCACGTATTCCTGCCGGCGATGATGTTTTACGTTGGGCTGGCGCGCACCGTGTGTCGTGCCGCCCAGCCCATTGTATTTTCGGAAGCCACGTCCCTGGTCACCAGTCGCTGGCAGCAGCCGGTGCGTGCCTGGACAGTGCGGACCCAGTGCGCCGGATACGCCGCGAACTCGGATGCCTCACGGGCATTTCTCTCTACGTACGGCGTTCCGCCAGCGAGAATTCGCGTGATCCCCAATGGTCACGACATCAGCCATTTTCGCACGCCGCTCGACCGCCACGTTGTGCGCACCGCGATCGGGGTTGGGCCGCAGGACAAGCTCGCGATATTCGTCGGCCGGCTGGTCGACACCAAACGCGTCTGCGATCTGGTCGAGGCCGTGCGGCTACTTAGCGACCAAGCGGGCCTGCTGCGCGTGGTGATTGTCGGCGACGGCCCGGAACGCTCGGCACTAGAAGCGCAGGTTTTACAGGCAAAACTTACCGATAGTGTACAATTCCTGGGGACCCGGCGCGACGTGACGGACTTGTTGCGGGCTGCCGACCTGTTTGTGTTTCCGTCGGAGATGGAGGGGTTGTCCAACGCCATGATCGAAGCGGCCTTGGCCGGTTTGCCGATCGTCGGCTGCGACATCGGGGGCGTGCGAGACGTGGTGGAATCCGGGCAGCAATGCCTGCTCGTGCCGACGCGTGATCCGCAGGCATTCGCCGGGGCGATGCGTCGCTATTTGTACGACGATGAGCTTGCGCTTCGCCACGGTGCCGCGGCCCGCAATCACGCCGAACAAGCGTACGCGATCGAAAATACACTCGAACGGCTGTACAGTCTGTATGACCAGGTACTCGGCGCCAAATCCTAG